One part of the Neodiprion virginianus isolate iyNeoVirg1 chromosome 3, iyNeoVirg1.1, whole genome shotgun sequence genome encodes these proteins:
- the LOC124299457 gene encoding KRR1 small subunit processome component homolog, translated as MSDSEKEDDQPVNTEPVDNAWDLKVPAFKPEHNPHRLLEESSFATLFPKYREKYLKQCWPLVQKSLQEQGIKAELDLIEGSMTVKTTRTTWDPYIIIKARDMIKLMSRSVPYEQAVKVLQDDIGADIIKISSLVRNKEKFVKRRQRLIGPNGCTLKSIELLTKCYVLVQGQTVAALGPYKGLQQVRRICEDTMKNVHPIYNIKALMIKRELAKDPKLKNENWERFLPKFNSKNVSKRKQPKNKKAKKEYTPFPPPQQESKIDKQLASGEFFLKEEQKQAKKRKEQETRHEEAAKKRVERRAQAFVAPEENVATKNVSKKGDINIEEFKRKVKKGFKKRSAAPS; from the coding sequence TCTGAAAAGGAGGATGACCAGCCAGTAAATACAGAGCCTGTAGACAATGCGTGGGACCTCAAGGTTCCTGCATTCAAGCCGGAACACAACCCACACCGTTTACTAGAGGAAAGTTCGTTCGCAACGTTGTTTCCAAAgtacagagaaaaatatttgaaacagtgttgGCCGCTGGTGCAGAAGTCGTTACAGGAACAGGGTATCAAGGCTGAATTAGATCTGATTGAAGGTAGCATGACAGTGAAGACGACACGAACAACTTGGGATCCCTACATAATTATCAAGGCCCGGGACATGATTAAACTGATGTCTAGGTCTGTGCCATACGAACAGGCAGTCAAAGTTCTACAGGACGACATCGGTGctgatattattaaaatatcgtCCTTGGTCAGGAACAAGGAGAAGTTTGTCAAACGAAGACAGCGGCTAATCGGACCCAACGGCTGCACACTGAAGTCAATCGAGCTGTTAACTAAGTGCTATGTTTTGGTTCAAGGGCAAACCGTAGCTGCTCTTGGGCCCTACAAGGGACTACAGCAGGTGCGACGAATCTGCGAAGATACAATGAAGAACGTGCATCCGATTTACAATATCAAGGCGTTGATGATAAAGCGAGAACTGGCCAAGGATCCTAagctgaaaaacgaaaattggGAGAGATTTTTACCAAAGTTTAACAGCAAAAATGTTAGCAAAAGAAAACAGCCAAAGAATAAAAAGGCTAAGAAGGAATACACACCGTTTCCTCCGCCGCAGCAAGAAAGTAAAATCGATAAACAGTTGGCATCTGGAGAATTCTTCCTTAAAGAGGAACAGAAACAGGCTAAGAAACGTAAGGAACAGGAGACCAGGCATGAGGAGGCTGCCAAAAAGAGAGTCGAAAGAAGAGCTCAGGCCTTTGTTGCTCCTGAGGAAAATGTTGCAACGAAAAATGTTAGCAAGAAAGGAGATATCAACATCGAGGAGTTTaagagaaaagttaaaaaaggTTTTAAAAAACGTAGCGCTGCTCCTTCCTAA